The segment TGAGCAAATTACTATATGAAGATTTAACTTATAAAATTATAGGAGCAGCACAGGAAGTGTATAAAGAACTCGGTCCTGGTTATCTGGAATCGGTGTATGAAGACGCTTTGTGTTATGAACTAGATTTAATGAATATCGCTTACCAAAGACAGATAGAATTAGATGTTCAATATATAAGAATGTTACATTTGAGAGAAGGTTTCGAGCCGATCTATTGATAGAGAATAAAGTTTTTGTAGAAAACAAGGCAATTAAAATGATAACAAAACAGGATGAGGCTCAATTAATCAATTATGAGTCTACTGCAGAAACCTTATATATAGATTTTCTATTTTCAGGCCATCAGGCCATGCTCTTTGACAAATTAAATAGATATAGCATCAAGTTGAACATAAATTGCCATGAATT is part of the Deltaproteobacteria bacterium genome and harbors:
- a CDS encoding GxxExxY protein, with protein sequence MSKLLYEDLTYKIIGAAQEVYKELGPGYLESVYEDALCYELDLMNIAYQRQIELDVQYIRMLHLREGFEPIY
- a CDS encoding GxxExxY protein, whose protein sequence is MRCSIYKNVTFERRFRADLLIENKVFVENKAIKMITKQDEAQLINYESTAETLYIDFLFSGHQAMLFDKLNRYSIKLNINCHE